In Peromyscus maniculatus bairdii isolate BWxNUB_F1_BW_parent chromosome 16, HU_Pman_BW_mat_3.1, whole genome shotgun sequence, the sequence GCTGCGACTGCCGTCAGGGCTCAGGGCTGCCAATAACCATGCTTTGCCTTCAGCTAAACACAGGAGGCCCGGACTGTGTGCGCTTATCTTACTTGGGATGACAATACTTCCTTGGTTGGCTCTATGACCTGAGAGGATCGTGCACAGCTCTACAAGTGACGGGAATACAAGTGTTTCCAACACCTTGTCTCCTCTTACGGGTTTATGAGCTAAAGATACAAAAATCCCTATCACTTACATCATTCATACAAATGATCCTTGGCATTAGATCCTTCCCAAATGTTACCCTATAtaacaagtgttttttttttaataacacatATTTTGACAAAAACGGAGCTTTGTGCCCTGCATCATTAGTGGCAAGCTTTCTAAGACTTCGGCTATGTGTTGCATGATTTCTAATTTTGAAAACAAGGAAGGTCAAATTCAACTCTCAAGCAGTGGAGACGTTATGAGGACCGTGATGGACCTTACACCGTGCGTTGGCCAATATCACCCGGGGTTATCTGCTGTCGTCTGGTGTCAGCTACAGTTTTGACACAGTAGCTGGGGTCCCGAGAGTATGGATCCATTCCATCACCAGCCTGGTGGCTTCCAGAGCAGAGCCCCAGTGCACTGAGACGCCCCCACTCCCGTGGCCATAGTTGTGGACCACAGGCAGCCTCTGTCCCCCTCGGACTAGCATCTCCTTCTGCAGGCGCACCCCTGGCCGGCTGGGCCTCAgacccactttctcttttatgttaGAGGCTCTGCGGAGGGAAGGCTCCAGAGCGCAGCATCGAGAGAAAATCTCTCTGCTAAGTTCCGCATCTGGGGATAGATTCCAGTCTCCTTTGTGTCTGGTGCCTCCCAGGGTGACGTAGGATGTGCCAGGATAAACGTAGGTCAGACCACTCCCATCTCGGATGAAATGCTTCACCCAGGGGGCCTGTGCCTGGAGCACTTGGCCCCTTACAGGGGAAATCGTGGAGTCTCCCACCAGCTGTCGGCTCCCCAGGCCCGAGCAATTGACCACGATGTCAAAGGATGGCCGCAGCTCCCACAGGTCTTCTAGTCTCCTGGTGAGCAGCAGACCTCCACGATCCTTTAGCCTGGGACAGAAAGACAGGGGTGAGCAGTAGCCACCTCTCACCCACTTCCCAGAAATGAAGGTCAGGAccacaaaaacagcaacaagcTCTCGGGAGCTCCAGGGCTCACAGCATCACAGTCTAGCTCCATCCTCAGCCAATGGAGACTCCTGGGGTTAATCCTAAATGGAAACCTACTTTGGAaatccaaaacaaagaaaatcgtATGTCTTGCTCTTAAAACATTTTGCAGAGTTCCTATATCTAGATGTGAAATTAATACCAAATTGACCTGTACTTTAAACACCCAAGCACTTCCTGTTCAGACAACTACTGCCTCCACATGGCCTCACACCTTGTTAATTTGTGCATTCGTTTTTGTGTAAGTCAGCTCGCTCTGGTAGACagctgctgtctctgtctctctgtctctgtctctgtctctctgtctctgtctctctctctcacacacacagggggggCAATGGGAGGAGAGTTttcacaaaaagaagaaaacatacaaCTGATGGATTAATGACAGCTTTGCGGTGGGGGCAGATACTTCAATAATGGGAAGGAATGGCTTATCAAGCTTTGTAATCATTGTCAGATTGTAGAATGATATATACAGCCTAAAACCTCACCACTTGGGCCGTTTTTAAGTGTACAGCTCAGTAGCGTGTTGTAAGTGGCAATAGGTAAGCTCACACTGTCGCACGACCACTCATCCCAGCGACTCTCTTTATCTTGAATGTGGCAATTCTgcagccatttaaaaaataaataactctggCAATCTTGTCATCTTAATCCTATAATCTTGTAATCCTATCATCGTATTCCTAGGTTCCTTACCGGATACAGGGGATTTAACATAAGAGACTCCTGGCAGCTCTGTCCAACAGACACAGGTTGGTCATCTAGAGGCAGAACATTGCTAAGAGGGGCGAAAATATTGTAAGACACGGTGCCCTTCCTCGAGGGCCAGAAAAAGAGCTTGGAGACAGTGTAGATGGCTGGCAGGGAGAAGCtttgacacacaaatacagatgtgtgcacgcacgcactcgtgtgtacacatgcactgGCACCATCTCAGGGGAACTCTGGCAAATACAGACACCCCAGAGGTGTCCGTCTCCTTGTCTACTGTCACTCAAGCACATCCCAGAGAGAGACTATGGGGAGACGAGCCTGACAACAGAGACAGAGGTTTGGGTGtctgggccccccccccccccccgcactcctcccacccccgccTCAGACTTCGGAAGTGCCCACGCTAGTCTCAGTACACCTCCCTTCCATGCCAGATGAACAACGGTTTcatgagaaggaaaacagaagaaaagtaagAAACTTCTGGACATAGCACAAAGACATGGCCGGAAGGTGTACCGATGGCAGAGTTCCACCACTGATTTTAACTCCACAGGAAAATGCTCCGACATTCTACCCCACTTCCTAGCCGGGAAGTTCAGTTGAAACTTGCACTGAGGTCTGGGAGGAGCTGGCCTTTGGACGCTGGTCCCCAGTTCTGGAAAACGCCACGAGCGGAGAAGAGCATCACTGCTGGCAGCATCACAGGCCGAGAGCAGCTCGGCTTTTGTGAGTGGAGTTTTGTCTTCACAGCTCAGCAGATGGGGACTGCTGTCTGAGCCCCAGCCCCTGGCCcgccacaccccccccccactggagGGACGGCTCCCATAGTACCACTGAGCAATGTGAAGGACAGCCGGAACCTCTGGCTTGGATTcatgtattatatattaaatatttacagaAGGCCCAGCTGTGCTAAGCCCTCATAATTTGAACCTGGAGTGTACTTTCCATTCAGTCCAAGAGGTTGTTCCAAGCACTAATTTTCACTCTATGTATCCTTGCTTGTTATTCAGAAAACCAGTGGAAGGCTGTGGCATTTACCTGCAGCAAGAAAACCAAAGACTCTGGCAACGGCTATCTACAGAGGACCACAAACAACCAATGAAAACCTCTAGTGTGACAGAGAGACTAAAAGGAGTGAGGACATAAGTTTCCACTCTCTCCTTGGAACAACTGGATTGGATGGACACTAACAATCATTGGATGTACACTAACAGTCACTGGATGTACACTAACAGTCACTGGATGTACACTAACAAACAATCACTGGATGTACACTAACAATCATTGGGTGTACACTAACAATCACTGGATGTACACTAACAATCACTGGATGTACAC encodes:
- the Ddo gene encoding D-aspartate oxidase isoform X3, whose translation is MAEAELKRFPQYVFGQAFTTLKCETSVYLPWLEKRLKDRGGLLLTRRLEDLWELRPSFDIVVNCSGLGSRQLVGDSTISPVRGQVLQAQAPWVKHFIRDGSGLTYVYPGTSYVTLGGTRHKGDWNLSPDAELSREIFSRCCALEPSLRRASNIKEKVGLRPSRPGVRLQKEMLVRGGQRLPVVHNYGHGSGGVSVHWGSALEATRLVMEWIHTLGTPATVSKL
- the Ddo gene encoding D-aspartate oxidase isoform X2; protein product: MLCYGHLRQVHSRYHQQRSCWDAYSSHLSSWQVFRNVPSEEVPFWADVVLGFRRMAEAELKRFPQYVFGQAFTTLKCETSVYLPWLEKRLKDRGGLLLTRRLEDLWELRPSFDIVVNCSGLGSRQLVGDSTISPVRGQVLQAQAPWVKHFIRDGSGLTYVYPGTSYVTLGGTRHKGDWNLSPDAELSREIFSRCCALEPSLRRASNIKEKVGLRPSRPGVRLQKEMLVRGGQRLPVVHNYGHGSGGVSVHWGSALEATRLVMEWIHTLGTPATVSKL
- the Ddo gene encoding D-aspartate oxidase isoform X1; amino-acid sequence: MDTVRIAVVGAGVIGLSTAVCISQLVPRCSVTVISDKFTPDTTSNVAAGMLIPHTYPDTPVPTQKQWFTETFRHLSAIAESAEAADAGVHLVSGWQVFRNVPSEEVPFWADVVLGFRRMAEAELKRFPQYVFGQAFTTLKCETSVYLPWLEKRLKDRGGLLLTRRLEDLWELRPSFDIVVNCSGLGSRQLVGDSTISPVRGQVLQAQAPWVKHFIRDGSGLTYVYPGTSYVTLGGTRHKGDWNLSPDAELSREIFSRCCALEPSLRRASNIKEKVGLRPSRPGVRLQKEMLVRGGQRLPVVHNYGHGSGGVSVHWGSALEATRLVMEWIHTLGTPATVSKL